In Atopobium sp. oral taxon 416, the genomic stretch AGTATGCCTTAAAGCCATGTCGCGCGTGACCTCTAAGACCTTCGTGCGGTCCCCTCCTGTGCTCCTTAAGCTCGCTGCAGAGCCTGCCTAAGGCGCCCTTGTCCCTGCCTTGCGTGATGGCTATGGCACGCTGACAGTCGAGGTTGGCCATGATGCTGATGTAGCTCTGGCCGCGCCTTTTGGCGGTGTCGGCTATGCCCACACGCACGACATCCGAGTAGTCGGCGGCATCCCTCGCCTCGTCGACGGCCTTGCCCAGCAGCCTCCATATGCGTGTGGGCTGTATCATGCACCAGATGCGCTATTGCCGTCACGGTCATTCCCGAGAGCGCCATCACTTATCACCTGCGCCTCAAAGAGCGCTGTGAAGTGCGTCTTCGGCCGCACCTTTCAGGGTATCCTTGTGGCATGCACGCCGTCTTTGGGGCAGTCGGCCCTAGGCAGCGCGCAGTGCACGATGGTCTCGTATTGCCAGATGTCGAGGTGTCTCCAGGTCCTCTCGCGCGTGTCGTAGGTGCCGCACTTCCTGTGGCAGACGGGGCACTCGAGCGCCTGGCCCCTCCTGTGCGCGACCCTCACATGGAGCTCGTCTTGCGCTTCCTCGCGCTCCTTAAACCAGATGCCCGTGACCTCCCACTCGTCGCTGAGTCCCATCGACCTCTTAAAGAGCCTTGCTAGCATCCCTGCCTGAATATCCATATCGCACCTTAAGAACGCAGCCTCCTGTCGGGGAAAATCCTACCGTTCAAAGACCACGTCCTCAAGGGGATGCAGATATGCTACCCACCATAAGTAGCGAAGAGCCTTTTTTAGGAATTCGTTTTCGCTCTCGAGCTCGTGTATGCGCCTGTTGGCCCTGTCGAGCTCCTTGTGCTCCTCGGTCCTTGCCTGGGTCACCCTTTTGGTCTTTGAGTGCTTGATGATCCAGTCGTTTAAGGTCTTGTCGTTGACCTCAAGCTTCGCGGCGCATCCTCTGATGCCTCTTCTTAGGGTTGGCCTTACGTGCCTTCCTGTAGTACTCGATGGCCTCAAGGCAATACTTCTTCAGTGTAGTGCCTGGGTGTTTCCGGCTTCGTGCGGGACTTTGCCTTCTCTATCTCGCTTGCGCTTACCGACATCTCATCTCTCCAATCTGCTGGTGTTGGTAGGTGGACATCTAGGGAAACGATGATTAATGCCCCATAACGTGTTAAAGGGGACCGACCACACGGCTTTTCTAGGCCGGAATGTAGGAAAAGCAGGGAAGGATGCTCATCCAGCACGTGCAGGAGCCGCTATCCTTACATTTGTCCTGCCCCATGCACCGCAAGAAGGCTCCAAGATAGATCAAGCGACGCTGGGAGCCGGGAGGTGCAGCCTGCCGGCAAAAGATGCACATGGTAAGGTTTGCAAGGGCGAGAAAGACTTGAGTGTGCAGGCATCTTCTCTATCCTTCTGTAGCGCTTCCTTAAGGGGTCGAAGCGCCGCTTCACGATAAGGAAGGGATGCTTCTGCCTTTGAGCGGCCGGATGCCTTCCTGGACTCGATACCCTTCTCGGACAAGAGTGCACAGGCAAGGCCCTCTGTAGTCGAAGGCTTCCTTGCGACACTTTAGCGCATAGATGAGAGGTGTGGGTCTTTATGCGTCCTTAAGGGCGCTTCGCTATACCTATATAGCCTAAAGTCTGCGCAGCAGAACCTGTCATCTTCCCTTACGAGTGCATGTGCCACAGGATATGTCAGATACATTCTAAGCGATCGTCTCCACACCATGCACAAGGACACCTGCGGCATCCACGCCGATATGCGCCTTGTATCAGATACGCCAGGATCCCCCTTTCTTGGACTGGTGCGCTTTAAGGGTCGCGCGTGTGATCCTTGTTCTTCGTTAAGCTTTAAGGCCCAGGTGAAGGTCACATCCACCATGGAGCCGCCCCGCACCGTGATCCCTGCCTTTTCAAGCTTCTAAGTCCGGGTCGTGAAGCACAAGCTTTGCCGAACTCCTCTCGCTTTAAGGCTATGGCGCCTCTTCGCAAGTGTCGTCGCATCTGGTACCTGCTCAGACATGAGGTCTGCGTGCACAGAAGCGCCACCAGGAGTGACAATCCAGGATAGCATCCTTAGGTTTCCTCATCTTAAGAGAGCAAACATTACCTAAAGCAGGATAATCCTAAGCATCGTCTTTGCAGCGCGCACATGCCTGCCACGCGCCTGTCAGTGGTAGCTGGTATCTACCAGTGCAATCCAGCTATCCCACACAACGATTGCATCCATTTGCTCCAGGTGTGCCTCTCGCCTGGTCTTTCTCCTCAGACCTTAGGATGTAAGGTCCTAAAAGCTCATCTATCTGTCCATATCTGCCTTTTGGATATGCTGGAATGTGTGGATGTAGCTATACCATATCCAGAAGACAGATAGGCATCTATGTGGGTATGGGCACTGCGTGGTTCGAGACATTTTGAGCCGATGTCATACAGTGTGTGGTCCCACTGACCTCATCGAGGCGAATTAATCATCGTTTCCCTAGAATGACGCGACAACTTCCTGAGACATTACGATGATTAGGGTCTTCCCAATCACCAGTTCGATAGCTCAAGTATGCGTTTAGATAGCTCCTGAACTGTGAAGAACGGTCTCTTTGTTGAGCGGCTCCGAATGTCAGAGTTTGTGATTGCGGTCTTGACAATCTTTGGAGTGTTATCGATCGCTTTTGCCATCCAGGTGAGGTCCGACTTCGTTTCGTCGCAGTAGTCCCCCTCGCCTCCGTATTGATTTCGATAGTGGGTAAGCTGGCGGAACACGTCCGCTCTGTCAACGGAGCCGGACTGCACGAAATGCTGAAGCAGGTACATCTCGAACTGGGGGGCGGAGAAGGCCAGCCGGACTTCAAGCGATTCCGCGTAGTGCTCTAGCTTAGAATAGCTGCAGGACATTTGGTCTTCATCACATACGGCCCAGCACTCCACCTCCTCCTCTGGTCGCTCCAACTCCTTACACAGTTCGCCCCGCTGGGTGACGGCATTGTCGATGAGAGCCAGATGCTGTCCCTGCTGACCATAGACAACGACTTTGACGAATCGTGGGGATCGAAAAATGTCGCTGAGAATGTCGAAGTACGCCTTCTCGGTCTTTCCCTCACAGACAATTAGTAGGATGCGCGGCAACCTCCGCCGCTTCTTCGGCGTCATCTACCTGGTCCTGACTCGCGGAACTGAACCGTACAACCCCCGGAGGTATCGGTCTTCCAATGGTTCTGTCGTGCGTGCCCCCCGGTCCTTGAGCGAGGCGACGCGCGACTCCTCCGCCATGTTCTTGTCAACGAGGAGAATGTCGTCACGTTTGGCGACGTCCCCCATGAGCGATGTATCTTGCGTGTTCACGATGAGGCAGGCGCCCCTCTTGTTCTCCGTGCTCTTGAAAAGGGCGACAAGCGCTTTCGCGAGGCTGGGATGGAGATAGCTGCCGTATTCGTCGAGATACAGCGTGTATCCATTGTCGAGTGCGTCAACGATGGGGACGGCCATCTCGAAGAATTTCCTCGTGCCGTTTGACTCGAGCGACCAGAAGTCCATCGCTCCCATCCCCACGATGCTCAGCTCGTCATCGCGAACCGCATGGAGCGTGCTGAAGGTCGTGTACCCCTTAACGGCAAGCGCCTGCCGGATTTCTGCTGGGAGAGGAAGCGCCGACAAGTCGTCTTCGGAGAACCTTGTCTCGCCAATCGCGATGTCGCGTATTGTGAAGTCGCAATCCCTAAGGAGCTTGAGAATCTTTCCGCGAAGGTCCTCGTTTCCCTTGAGCATGTCGACGAATTGTGGCGTGCGATCTAGACCCCGATCTAGCATTATTGGGGTGGATTCGACAAGGGAGAAGACAGCAGCTGAGAAGGGGTTATTGTCTTCGTGGGCCTTTGTGACAAGGAGCGTCTCGGGCCTTGTCCTCTCCTGCAGTGCCTTTCCAAAGCCGTTCTTGCTTGCCGACTTCGAGTCAACGCCCCTGTCTCCACGATGGAACACGAGGTTCATGCGGCCTGTCTTGAGGGACTCTG encodes the following:
- a CDS encoding transposase family protein, whose amino-acid sequence is MGLSDEWEVTGIWFKEREEAQDELHVRVAHRRGQALECPVCHRKCGTYDTRERTWRHLDIWQYETIVHCALPRADCPKDGVHATRIP
- a CDS encoding ATP/GTP-binding protein produces the protein MGNAKLLSFRIANYRSFYTPQSFNFADRDGRPRPLTVIYGPNSSGKSNSAYALQDFRACIVNSSSANWHPPYIPFMLRQGATGKPTEFEAIFTFEGRRYSYSFAYVSKRITEETLRAESLKTGRMNLVFHRGDRGVDSKSASKNGFGKALQERTRPETLLVTKAHEDNNPFSAAVFSLVESTPIMLDRGLDRTPQFVDMLKGNEDLRGKILKLLRDCDFTIRDIAIGETRFSEDDLSALPLPAEIRQALAVKGYTTFSTLHAVRDDELSIVGMGAMDFWSLESNGTRKFFEMAVPIVDALDNGYTLYLDEYGSYLHPSLAKALVALFKSTENKRGACLIVNTQDTSLMGDVAKRDDILLVDKNMAEESRVASLKDRGARTTEPLEDRYLRGLYGSVPRVRTR
- a CDS encoding RloB family protein, with translation MTPKKRRRLPRILLIVCEGKTEKAYFDILSDIFRSPRFVKVVVYGQQGQHLALIDNAVTQRGELCKELERPEEEVECWAVCDEDQMSCSYSKLEHYAESLEVRLAFSAPQFEMYLLQHFVQSGSVDRADVFRQLTHYRNQYGGEGDYCDETKSDLTWMAKAIDNTPKIVKTAITNSDIRSRSTKRPFFTVQELSKRILELSNW